The proteins below come from a single Rariglobus hedericola genomic window:
- a CDS encoding glycoside hydrolase family 55 protein produces the protein MSIILKVVVLGCLVLASAKAGDVWFPADAVVDVTKPPYAVKPDDGVDDTEAIQRAITDNVDTGRMLFFPAGIYDVSRPLVSKDRDGKWRAHITFQGVGRDRTVLRLADRAAGFGDAKKPAAVLSTGSHWHEGDGLDGGGNKAFRNQFFDLTIDTGSGNPGAIGIAWAVSNQGTIKNATIRSGDGAGVAGISMRRKIPGPGLIKNVTVNGFDVGVDVGDIQYGVTIENVTLTGQRVAGIHTDQNLLHVRKLFSQNRVPAIVMTRLESGLTLLDSRLTGGAADALAIDSDGSVRLRDVTVDGYRPKSLRVRGVESTLVAGREFIAPAPIGAFAGAGALLPVEETPEPRACGRDDWIAVGARRDGEPDDTEAMRRAFSAGKRTVYFPLGRVYFLSDTIEVGASVERVAGMGSEISLGAAEAPFSNRAKPRPLFRVTGGEGAEPLFFDNMFFNAQYPGGVLFENDSPRDLVIRNSMGWVGGGGTRRSYRNTARATGRLFVEDVFLPGWEFTGQRVWARQFNPENWDSDGSEPQVTNRGGRLWVLGFKTEGAAPFLATTAGGTTELLGAYNYVSAAQPDPLPAGLVPYVIEDSTVALAFTAENFREHDYTVYIRETRDGRTIDWKGADLPPRNGRQGDRSFTVPLFTSGGELNGAGSR, from the coding sequence ATGAGCATAATCCTGAAAGTCGTGGTCTTGGGTTGTCTCGTGCTGGCGTCGGCCAAGGCGGGCGATGTTTGGTTTCCGGCTGACGCTGTCGTGGATGTTACCAAGCCGCCGTATGCTGTGAAACCGGACGATGGGGTGGATGACACCGAGGCGATCCAGCGGGCGATTACCGACAACGTGGACACCGGACGCATGTTGTTTTTTCCCGCAGGTATTTACGACGTGAGCCGTCCGCTGGTGTCAAAAGATCGTGACGGAAAATGGCGTGCGCACATCACTTTTCAAGGAGTCGGACGTGACCGCACAGTTTTGCGTTTGGCGGATCGCGCGGCGGGTTTTGGTGATGCGAAGAAGCCGGCGGCGGTGCTATCGACGGGATCGCATTGGCACGAAGGCGATGGATTGGATGGCGGTGGCAACAAGGCGTTTCGTAATCAGTTTTTCGATCTCACGATCGACACGGGCTCGGGGAATCCGGGCGCGATCGGCATTGCGTGGGCGGTGAGTAATCAAGGGACGATCAAGAACGCGACCATTCGCAGTGGCGATGGAGCGGGCGTGGCGGGCATTTCGATGCGACGGAAGATTCCGGGGCCGGGTTTGATCAAAAACGTGACTGTGAACGGCTTCGATGTGGGTGTGGACGTGGGGGATATTCAATATGGGGTGACGATAGAAAACGTTACGCTGACGGGCCAGCGCGTTGCCGGTATTCACACCGATCAAAACCTGCTGCATGTGCGCAAGCTGTTCAGTCAAAACCGTGTGCCGGCGATTGTGATGACGCGGCTGGAAAGCGGGCTCACGCTGCTGGATTCGCGACTGACCGGCGGGGCGGCGGATGCGCTCGCCATTGATTCGGACGGTTCGGTGCGGTTGCGTGATGTGACGGTGGACGGTTACCGGCCGAAGTCATTGCGCGTGCGTGGCGTGGAATCGACGCTGGTGGCGGGCCGTGAGTTTATTGCTCCCGCGCCGATCGGAGCTTTTGCGGGCGCGGGTGCGTTGTTGCCGGTTGAGGAGACTCCCGAGCCGCGGGCCTGCGGCCGGGATGATTGGATCGCGGTGGGCGCGCGTCGCGACGGCGAGCCCGATGATACCGAGGCAATGCGGCGGGCGTTTTCCGCCGGAAAACGCACGGTCTATTTTCCGTTGGGGCGCGTGTATTTTTTATCGGATACGATTGAAGTGGGCGCGTCGGTTGAACGCGTGGCGGGCATGGGATCGGAGATCAGCCTCGGAGCGGCGGAAGCGCCCTTCAGTAATCGGGCCAAACCGCGTCCGCTGTTTCGCGTCACGGGAGGCGAGGGGGCGGAGCCGTTGTTCTTCGATAACATGTTTTTTAATGCGCAGTATCCGGGCGGCGTGTTGTTCGAGAACGATTCGCCGCGGGATCTGGTTATTCGCAACAGCATGGGCTGGGTAGGCGGCGGCGGCACGCGGCGCAGTTACCGGAATACGGCGCGCGCGACCGGGCGTTTGTTTGTGGAGGACGTGTTTTTGCCCGGTTGGGAATTTACGGGGCAGCGCGTGTGGGCTCGGCAGTTCAATCCGGAGAATTGGGATTCGGACGGCTCGGAACCGCAGGTGACGAACCGGGGCGGGCGGTTGTGGGTGTTGGGCTTCAAGACCGAAGGCGCGGCGCCTTTTCTCGCGACCACAGCCGGCGGAACAACCGAGCTGCTGGGCGCCTACAATTATGTGTCGGCCGCACAGCCGGATCCATTGCCTGCGGGATTGGTGCCTTACGTGATCGAGGACTCCACGGTGGCGCTGGCGTTTACGGCGGAGAATTTCCGCGAGCACGACTACACGGTTTATATCCGCGAAACGCGCGACGGGCGGACGATTGACTGGAAGGGCGCGGACTTGCCGCCGCGCAACGGACGGCAGGGCGACCGGTCGTTTACGGTGCCGTTGTTTACGTCAGGCGGTGAACTTAACGGCGCAGGTAGTCGTTGA
- a CDS encoding beta-galactosidase, whose translation MKRPLVSVCLLVACLPVFADDVALKTDTRPLLNFETEADTAHLRLNATVATRVTTGASEGTHALHVRFEPTNAYPSINFVQSAPADFRGYGGIAFDLYNPTEDTIAFGVRIDSSEKADGNGNHSRAGKGSIDGRQRVTFVIPFGANPDDLGMKSLPGYGAFRDTGAGGRGPFDLGHIVTWQIFLNRPLSPAEIIVDNVRLVPGRKQDFNGIIDRYGQFTREDWPGKIHGESDFAAQLTAEAKDLAARPAVSERNEFGGWSAGPQLKATGFFRVEKYEDKWAFVDPAGRLFLSFGPTTIGPGSTTLYSGREYMFAESPPAEFVAGGNGKVTYDFLAANLAKKYGNDYKQAWFDRTYARLVSWGFNTIGAFSSWETLNNGKVPYTATVWVGGNHARIRTGGEQVRSMHDPFDPQFAEDVVSAARAQASRIKDDPWFLGYFVGNEEHWGYFRAGPRSHYTLILAALKSAAAASPAKRAFVVQLREAYGDVAKLNAAWGTGFAGWSELDAPIAIKEPYPAAQLADFSKLLTSFSEQYFRVVQAGLNQADPNHLYLGCRFAGYSPEVLVGAAKYSDVLSFNLYRLTLDAKEMSILDPYDKPVVVGEFHFGAPDRGVFDTGLVGVADQDARGRAYQNYVRSVLALPKFVGAHWFQYTDQPATGRPMDGENGNVGFVSLTDTPHQELIDAAREIHAEMYRLRFAR comes from the coding sequence ATGAAACGCCCCCTCGTCTCCGTCTGTCTGCTCGTCGCGTGTCTGCCTGTTTTTGCGGACGACGTTGCTTTAAAAACCGACACGCGCCCGCTGCTCAATTTTGAGACCGAGGCCGACACCGCGCATCTGCGGCTCAACGCCACGGTCGCCACGCGCGTGACCACCGGCGCGTCCGAAGGCACGCATGCACTCCACGTGCGCTTCGAGCCAACCAACGCGTATCCGTCGATCAACTTCGTCCAGTCCGCGCCTGCCGATTTCCGTGGCTACGGCGGCATCGCCTTCGATCTCTACAACCCGACGGAAGACACCATCGCTTTCGGCGTGCGTATCGACAGCTCCGAGAAAGCCGATGGCAATGGTAACCACTCGCGCGCCGGAAAAGGCTCCATCGACGGACGCCAGCGGGTCACCTTCGTCATCCCTTTCGGGGCGAACCCTGATGATCTCGGCATGAAGTCGCTACCCGGTTACGGCGCATTTCGTGACACTGGCGCCGGCGGACGTGGCCCCTTCGACTTGGGTCATATTGTGACGTGGCAGATTTTCCTTAACCGCCCGCTCAGCCCCGCCGAGATCATCGTGGACAACGTGCGCCTCGTGCCCGGCCGCAAACAGGATTTCAACGGTATCATCGACCGCTACGGCCAATTCACCCGCGAAGACTGGCCGGGCAAAATCCACGGTGAGTCCGATTTCGCCGCGCAACTCACCGCCGAAGCAAAAGACCTCGCTGCCCGTCCCGCCGTGTCGGAGCGCAACGAGTTCGGCGGCTGGTCCGCCGGTCCGCAGCTAAAGGCGACCGGCTTTTTTCGCGTTGAGAAATACGAAGACAAGTGGGCCTTCGTCGATCCCGCCGGCCGGCTCTTTTTGTCCTTCGGGCCGACCACCATCGGGCCGGGTTCGACGACGTTATATTCCGGTCGCGAATACATGTTCGCCGAATCGCCGCCGGCGGAGTTTGTCGCGGGTGGCAATGGCAAGGTCACCTACGACTTTCTCGCGGCCAATCTGGCAAAAAAATACGGCAACGACTACAAGCAAGCCTGGTTTGACCGCACTTATGCACGGCTCGTTTCGTGGGGATTCAATACCATCGGTGCATTCTCCAGTTGGGAAACGCTCAACAACGGAAAAGTGCCCTACACAGCGACGGTCTGGGTCGGTGGCAACCACGCCCGCATCCGCACCGGTGGGGAACAGGTGCGCTCGATGCACGATCCGTTCGATCCGCAGTTCGCCGAAGACGTCGTTTCGGCCGCACGAGCCCAGGCCTCGCGGATCAAAGACGACCCGTGGTTTCTCGGTTACTTCGTGGGCAACGAGGAGCACTGGGGCTACTTCCGCGCCGGTCCGCGTTCGCACTATACGTTGATTCTCGCCGCACTGAAATCGGCCGCCGCCGCTTCGCCCGCCAAACGTGCGTTCGTCGTGCAGCTTCGCGAAGCCTACGGTGACGTGGCGAAGCTCAACGCCGCGTGGGGCACGGGCTTTGCCGGCTGGTCGGAGCTCGATGCTCCGATCGCGATCAAAGAACCTTATCCTGCCGCGCAGCTCGCCGATTTCTCAAAGCTGCTCACGAGTTTTTCGGAGCAGTATTTTCGAGTCGTGCAGGCGGGCTTGAACCAGGCCGATCCAAATCATCTTTATCTTGGCTGCCGCTTCGCGGGTTATTCGCCGGAGGTGCTGGTCGGCGCGGCCAAGTATAGCGACGTGCTCTCGTTCAACCTCTATCGCCTCACGCTCGACGCGAAGGAGATGAGCATCCTTGATCCCTACGACAAGCCGGTGGTGGTCGGCGAATTTCACTTCGGTGCGCCGGATCGCGGGGTGTTCGACACGGGTCTGGTCGGCGTGGCGGATCAGGATGCGCGCGGACGTGCCTATCAAAATTACGTGCGCAGCGTGCTGGCGCTGCCGAAATTCGTCGGTGCGCACTGGTTCCAATACACGGATCAACCCGCGACGGGACGGCCGATGGATGGCGAAAATGGTAACGTCGGTTTCGTCTCGCTCACCGATACTCCGCATCAGGAGTTGATCGACGCGGCACGCGAGATCCACGCTGAGATGTATCGGCTGCGTTTTGCCCGATGA
- a CDS encoding VOC family protein yields the protein MIRRLAHLCLITNDLEKLVAFYRDGLGLKVAFTFANSDGATYGVYLACGDTTFIEIFDQVLAAKQWGGDTQPLHAGNRFGHLCLEVTGIADLKQTLTARGLAIGEIRTGYDKSLQMWTADPDGNRLELMEYTHRSQQLQPPDASVSI from the coding sequence ATGATCCGTCGTCTCGCCCACCTCTGCCTCATCACCAACGACCTTGAAAAACTCGTCGCGTTTTACCGCGACGGGCTCGGCCTCAAGGTCGCCTTTACTTTCGCCAATTCCGACGGCGCGACCTACGGCGTGTATCTGGCCTGCGGAGACACGACGTTCATCGAAATATTCGACCAGGTGCTCGCCGCCAAACAATGGGGCGGCGACACGCAGCCGCTTCACGCGGGCAATCGCTTCGGCCACCTCTGCCTCGAGGTCACCGGCATCGCCGACCTGAAGCAGACGCTCACCGCTCGCGGCCTCGCCATCGGCGAGATCCGCACCGGCTATGACAAGTCGCTGCAGATGTGGACGGCGGATCCCGACGGCAACCGCCTCGAACTCATGGAATACACCCACCGCAGCCAGCAGCTTCAGCCGCCGGATGCGAGTGTCAGTATTTGA
- a CDS encoding glycoside hydrolase family 16 protein: protein MKSALLLVALLITPLMRGENALPLPTSEAAARPFTDVKTAAPSHANQVAVTPASAGGLDIAVKAGPAGFPGVNFTPDAPYDLSAAGYVEAQVTNTSSVIINVVLRVDSGSDNASGNAYLKPGESGKARAYFATPGKGSKALNPSAITKLLLFIGKNEKVDRTVRLDAVVAGGRPGEQAPTNPDLVRTKPANGILFGGNVTFDAAKQLLPRAGAKAEAAGAGAGQAVNLTFTGQPGQSVLIRPVRGFWDLGDFLQVKIRVKNTGAAPASLTAQLTSRGDVSDFGLLDKPIAPGATADLVIPFIPRTPFEIVADPAQEQLEGKRGWGVKETPGARYTSHQTTGVILAPADATKPSSFQIVAMGASLPAPEAPPAWLGQRPPVAGEWVKTFEDNFDGAAFDETKWNPYSGNHWDQRVGFSKQNIILKNDGFGRLRIEKRDGFHNDDPAGKATTFATGWLDTYGKWTQRYGYYEVRVKLPTAPSMFPGFWLMPERGPQEWPKYRRTDTKDGGMEFDIFEGQSMWGPYRTTFGMHWDSYMKYHKTAGTSVHYNQPDKDGFLTIGMLWTPGHVSVYSQGRKGGSWDSPRIGSVQSYLIFDMLPGGFEYDPLDPAQLPAELVIDYVRVWQRKDLATAEDGPKAP from the coding sequence ATGAAATCCGCCCTGCTCCTTGTCGCCCTGCTGATCACGCCGTTGATGCGCGGAGAAAACGCCCTGCCGTTGCCGACCTCCGAAGCCGCCGCGCGTCCTTTTACGGATGTTAAGACGGCGGCCCCTTCACACGCCAATCAGGTTGCCGTCACGCCTGCATCCGCCGGTGGTCTCGACATTGCTGTGAAGGCGGGTCCGGCTGGTTTCCCCGGGGTGAACTTCACCCCCGACGCACCTTACGATCTCTCTGCCGCCGGCTATGTCGAGGCGCAGGTCACCAATACCAGTTCGGTAATCATCAATGTCGTCCTCCGCGTGGATAGCGGCTCGGACAACGCCAGTGGCAACGCCTATCTCAAACCCGGTGAATCCGGAAAAGCCCGCGCTTATTTCGCCACGCCCGGCAAGGGCTCCAAAGCGCTCAACCCATCCGCGATCACCAAGCTCCTTCTTTTCATCGGAAAAAACGAAAAGGTGGACCGCACCGTCCGCCTCGATGCCGTGGTCGCGGGCGGCCGTCCCGGCGAACAAGCGCCGACCAATCCCGACTTGGTCCGCACAAAGCCCGCCAACGGCATCCTGTTTGGCGGCAACGTGACCTTCGATGCCGCCAAACAATTGTTGCCGCGCGCCGGAGCCAAAGCCGAGGCTGCCGGCGCGGGTGCCGGCCAAGCGGTGAATCTCACGTTTACCGGTCAGCCCGGTCAGAGCGTGCTCATCCGTCCGGTTCGTGGCTTCTGGGATCTGGGCGATTTTTTGCAGGTCAAGATTCGCGTCAAAAACACCGGCGCGGCGCCCGCTTCGCTCACCGCTCAACTCACTAGTCGCGGGGATGTATCCGATTTTGGGTTACTTGATAAACCGATCGCTCCCGGAGCCACCGCGGATCTGGTCATCCCGTTCATCCCGCGCACGCCGTTCGAGATTGTCGCCGATCCCGCGCAGGAACAGCTCGAAGGCAAGCGAGGCTGGGGAGTCAAAGAAACCCCCGGCGCGCGCTACACCAGTCACCAGACGACAGGGGTGATCCTGGCCCCGGCTGACGCGACGAAACCGTCGTCGTTTCAGATCGTGGCCATGGGCGCCAGCCTGCCCGCGCCCGAGGCTCCGCCCGCGTGGCTCGGGCAACGTCCGCCCGTCGCTGGCGAGTGGGTGAAAACCTTTGAGGACAACTTCGACGGCGCCGCCTTCGACGAGACCAAGTGGAATCCCTACAGCGGCAACCACTGGGATCAGCGCGTGGGCTTTTCCAAACAAAACATCATCCTGAAAAACGATGGGTTCGGACGTCTGCGCATCGAGAAACGCGACGGCTTCCACAACGACGATCCGGCCGGCAAGGCCACCACTTTTGCGACGGGCTGGCTCGACACCTACGGCAAGTGGACGCAGCGCTACGGCTACTACGAAGTGCGCGTCAAGTTGCCCACCGCGCCCAGTATGTTCCCCGGCTTCTGGCTCATGCCGGAACGTGGACCACAGGAGTGGCCCAAATACCGTCGCACCGACACCAAGGATGGCGGCATGGAGTTCGACATATTCGAAGGCCAATCCATGTGGGGCCCGTATCGCACCACCTTCGGCATGCACTGGGATTCTTACATGAAGTATCACAAGACTGCCGGAACGAGCGTTCACTACAACCAGCCGGACAAGGACGGCTTCCTGACCATCGGTATGCTGTGGACGCCCGGCCACGTCTCCGTCTACTCGCAGGGGCGCAAGGGCGGCAGCTGGGATTCGCCGCGCATCGGTTCCGTGCAGTCGTATCTGATCTTCGACATGCTCCCCGGTGGCTTCGAATATGATCCGCTCGACCCTGCGCAACTTCCCGCTGAACTCGTGATCGACTACGTGCGCGTCTGGCAGCGCAAAGACCTCGCCACGGCGGAGGACGGACCCAAGGCTCCGTGA
- a CDS encoding beta strand repeat-containing protein has protein sequence MKLPRFIRVLTRITCLTGFFTGAAFAQTTVYWDVNGATTGGSDGTTASATWSDSALNWGNAAGNIATAGWVAGNHANFSAGTGVTGSSTITISGTQVVNNITVDEGAITLTGGALSLSGTRSITIASGATAVFNTTVASTGGYALRGELTVTGAMSTTVAGNAIDISTGATNARLNVGTGGSFTASTGNVRLGVNGSTNTANTGALYQSGSSGVTAVGLVMGTASGTGAANSSYYRIADTSTLNVTNMVVASAGAESTSAAFDQAGGTVNVGAYVRIATATAASASMNLTGGTFNFNGTGATNDTSFVVGYASGRGELNVRDSAHLNLGTTSLRISGNAASTGLVALGTGGLISTGGVIAGGGSSRLAFDGGTLRATADSINFIGTANNFIHAGGARIDTNSFNVTIAQSLQAPAGNGVGSIAVANGGSGFVGAPLVSITGGGGTGATGYAVMNAAGTEVVSIVVTSSGSGYTSAPTITLVGGGGSGVVLGTANLAENISGTLTKIGSGILTLTAANTYAGGTFVNAGGVATGVTTGNFGTGNITVASGASLALGNASSIADAALLFFSQGASITLSGGTESLGNIVLGSTGIVASGLYTATQLNSYFGLTGGNEVFFGTGVYNVAASAIPEPSALALLAGITCAAACVLRRRR, from the coding sequence ATGAAACTACCCCGCTTCATCCGTGTGCTCACGCGCATCACTTGTTTGACCGGCTTTTTTACGGGCGCCGCTTTCGCTCAAACCACCGTCTATTGGGATGTGAACGGCGCCACGACAGGCGGGTCGGATGGCACCACGGCCAGCGCGACATGGAGCGATTCGGCTCTCAATTGGGGCAATGCTGCCGGCAATATTGCAACTGCAGGGTGGGTGGCTGGCAACCACGCCAATTTTTCCGCCGGCACGGGCGTGACCGGCTCATCGACGATCACGATCAGTGGCACGCAGGTCGTGAATAATATCACGGTGGATGAAGGCGCGATCACCCTCACCGGTGGCGCGCTCTCCCTGAGCGGCACGCGCAGCATCACGATCGCATCCGGGGCCACGGCGGTTTTTAACACGACGGTCGCTTCGACTGGCGGTTATGCGCTGCGGGGCGAACTCACGGTCACCGGTGCGATGTCCACCACGGTTGCCGGTAATGCGATTGATATCAGCACGGGCGCGACCAATGCGCGTCTCAACGTTGGCACGGGAGGTTCGTTCACGGCGTCGACGGGCAATGTGCGCCTCGGCGTGAATGGCTCGACCAACACCGCCAATACGGGAGCACTTTATCAATCCGGATCAAGTGGAGTGACGGCGGTAGGCTTGGTGATGGGCACGGCTTCGGGAACCGGTGCGGCCAATTCATCTTATTACCGCATTGCGGACACCTCTACACTGAACGTCACCAACATGGTTGTCGCCAGTGCCGGCGCCGAATCCACTTCGGCCGCGTTCGATCAGGCGGGCGGCACCGTCAATGTTGGAGCCTATGTGCGCATCGCCACCGCCACCGCGGCCTCTGCCTCGATGAACCTTACCGGAGGCACGTTTAACTTTAACGGCACCGGCGCGACTAACGACACCTCCTTCGTCGTCGGTTACGCCAGCGGTCGGGGCGAACTCAACGTTCGGGATTCAGCGCATCTCAATCTTGGCACCACGAGCCTGCGTATTTCCGGAAATGCCGCATCCACGGGATTGGTGGCGCTCGGCACCGGCGGGTTGATTTCAACGGGTGGAGTTATCGCTGGCGGCGGTTCCAGCCGGCTGGCTTTTGATGGCGGCACTCTGCGCGCCACGGCCGATTCGATCAACTTCATCGGCACTGCCAACAACTTCATCCATGCCGGTGGCGCACGCATCGATACCAACAGCTTTAACGTCACGATCGCGCAATCTCTCCAGGCTCCCGCGGGCAATGGCGTGGGCTCGATCGCCGTCGCCAATGGTGGTTCCGGCTTCGTTGGCGCGCCGTTGGTCAGCATTACGGGCGGAGGCGGCACGGGTGCGACCGGTTACGCCGTCATGAACGCGGCCGGCACCGAGGTCGTCTCCATCGTTGTCACCAGTTCGGGCTCAGGCTACACCTCTGCGCCCACCATCACGCTGGTCGGCGGAGGCGGCTCCGGGGTGGTTCTTGGCACCGCCAATCTCGCGGAAAATATCTCCGGGACACTCACCAAGATCGGCTCCGGTATCCTGACGCTCACGGCGGCCAACACCTACGCCGGTGGCACCTTCGTCAATGCAGGCGGCGTTGCGACTGGCGTCACCACGGGCAACTTCGGCACGGGCAATATCACGGTCGCATCGGGTGCCTCGCTTGCGCTGGGCAATGCCAGTTCCATCGCCGACGCCGCGTTGCTCTTCTTCTCGCAGGGTGCCTCCATCACGCTTTCAGGCGGAACGGAAAGCCTTGGCAATATCGTGCTCGGCTCCACCGGAATCGTTGCCTCGGGCCTCTACACCGCCACTCAACTCAACAGCTACTTCGGTCTCACCGGGGGCAATGAAGTCTTCTTCGGCACGGGTGTTTACAATGTTGCGGCCAGTGCCATTCCCGAACCGTCCGCTCTGGCCTTGCTGGCGGGCATCACGTGCGCAGCCGCCTGCGTCCTGCGTCGCCGTCGTTAA
- a CDS encoding helix-turn-helix domain-containing protein, whose translation MQPAPTDASHPLLQELMESFEAGSGMHMSFDDLTGMFNGAHTDVPAMRLDAGHQFHACQYCELAKKPDWGRDCTRNKVAVNRLVVRRKTGLDGICHLGLFDIAEPLIIRDRVLGVFYYGSVVVKGQEKRAVARIRRYCGRMGYEPEPYLEALKAVHRIDPETIPRHRETLRTVARLARFFFDASGVRPDLYKVRALRYPYMDPQDVPYIVREAIAYIAGHLQEPFIVKDLADHLNCHPDFLGRKFKQAMGTDLSLYLLQARIERAKRLLANPKISIEDAADLSGFSDRFHFSKAFRRLAGMPPGEFQRQCLQPAAN comes from the coding sequence ATGCAGCCCGCACCCACGGATGCCTCCCACCCCTTGCTTCAAGAACTGATGGAATCGTTCGAGGCGGGCAGCGGCATGCACATGAGTTTCGATGATCTCACGGGTATGTTTAATGGTGCGCACACCGACGTGCCGGCCATGCGACTCGATGCCGGTCATCAATTTCACGCCTGCCAATACTGCGAACTCGCCAAAAAGCCCGACTGGGGCCGCGACTGCACGCGCAACAAAGTCGCGGTCAACCGCCTCGTCGTTCGCCGCAAGACCGGCCTTGATGGCATCTGCCACCTCGGGCTCTTCGACATCGCGGAGCCATTGATCATCCGCGACCGCGTGCTCGGCGTTTTTTACTACGGATCGGTCGTGGTCAAGGGTCAGGAAAAACGCGCGGTGGCCCGCATCCGACGCTACTGCGGGCGCATGGGTTATGAGCCGGAGCCCTACTTGGAAGCACTTAAGGCCGTCCATCGAATCGACCCGGAAACGATTCCGCGGCACCGCGAAACCCTGCGCACCGTGGCGAGGCTCGCGCGGTTTTTCTTCGATGCGAGCGGCGTGCGTCCCGACCTCTATAAAGTGCGTGCGCTGCGTTATCCCTACATGGATCCGCAGGACGTGCCCTACATCGTGCGCGAGGCGATCGCCTACATCGCGGGGCATTTGCAGGAGCCGTTTATCGTCAAGGATCTGGCGGACCATTTGAACTGCCATCCGGATTTTCTCGGGCGTAAATTCAAGCAGGCGATGGGCACCGATCTCAGCCTGTATCTTCTGCAGGCGCGCATCGAGCGGGCGAAACGTCTGCTGGCCAATCCGAAAATCTCCATCGAGGACGCCGCCGACCTGTCGGGCTTCTCGGATCGCTTTCATTTCAGCAAAGCCTTCCGTCGTCTGGCCGGCATGCCGCCGGGCGAGTTTCAGCGTCAGTGTTTGCAGCCGGCGGCGAATTAA
- a CDS encoding prepilin-type N-terminal cleavage/methylation domain-containing protein: protein MSAFSLIELLTVVAIIGILAAILIPTIGSMRRSAANTTCLNKLRVLYQGIAIFTVDQGSIPRASGESLAVGNPLKQGRTWRAALIGSGAILEARSASTNPNDWVSEHFEIFTCRAHMNEYQDEFGYASDARVSTYTMNNIATSYHFPKFSYFTRPDRTMLISDGTLPQADGKFNHGTQGGAPDVRAHNGKANMAFADGHVESRTADKIPVEAEVRTLTATNADGYYFWRTR from the coding sequence GTGAGCGCCTTCTCATTGATCGAGCTTCTCACCGTCGTCGCGATCATCGGGATTCTGGCGGCGATTCTCATTCCCACGATCGGCAGCATGCGGCGCAGCGCGGCAAACACCACGTGCCTCAACAAGCTGCGCGTGCTTTACCAGGGCATCGCGATTTTCACGGTCGACCAAGGTTCGATTCCGCGTGCCTCGGGCGAATCGCTGGCGGTGGGAAATCCTCTTAAGCAAGGGCGCACCTGGCGCGCGGCGCTCATCGGTTCAGGGGCGATTCTCGAAGCGCGCAGCGCCAGCACCAACCCGAACGACTGGGTCTCCGAGCATTTCGAAATCTTCACGTGCCGCGCACACATGAATGAATATCAGGACGAATTCGGATATGCTTCCGACGCCCGCGTCTCGACCTACACGATGAACAACATCGCGACGAGTTACCACTTCCCGAAGTTCTCCTACTTTACCCGTCCCGACCGGACGATGCTCATCTCGGATGGGACGTTGCCGCAAGCGGACGGAAAATTTAACCACGGAACCCAGGGCGGCGCACCGGATGTCAGGGCGCACAACGGCAAGGCCAACATGGCGTTTGCCGATGGCCACGTGGAGAGCCGCACGGCGGACAAAATCCCGGTTGAAGCCGAAGTGCGCACGCTCACGGCGACGAACGCGGACGGCTACTATTTCTGGCGCACGCGCTAA